The following are from one region of the Aquirufa lenticrescens genome:
- a CDS encoding four helix bundle protein codes for MRIYHFEEIEAWKKSQIVAVEIYKVLQLNVDYGFKNQIQRAAISISNNIAEGFERGSDADFRRFLFIALGSSSEVKSMLYIACQLNYITYEQANQLQKDLVEISLLIKGFIRILDKSGYRLN; via the coding sequence ATGAGAATATACCATTTTGAAGAAATTGAGGCTTGGAAAAAGTCTCAAATCGTCGCAGTTGAGATTTATAAAGTACTTCAGTTAAATGTAGATTACGGATTTAAAAACCAAATCCAGCGAGCTGCAATCTCCATTTCTAATAATATAGCGGAGGGTTTTGAAAGAGGTTCAGATGCGGATTTTCGACGCTTTTTGTTTATTGCATTAGGGTCATCTAGTGAGGTAAAATCGATGCTTTATATTGCTTGCCAGTTAAACTATATAACATATGAACAGGCTAATCAATTGCAAAAAGATCTGGTTGAAATTTCTCTACTGATTAAAGGTTTCATTCGAATTCTTGATAAAAGTGGCTATCGATTGAATTGA
- a CDS encoding DJ-1/PfpI family protein, with protein MRVLIVLFLFIHSFLLQAQKDTTKLNVAIFLYPGVELLDFAGPLEVLANAKDMQVFTVAADTGKLYSMRKSLTILPDYNFKTVPKVDILVIPGAGESLMTAVNKPENIAWINSVYATSKMAMSICTGAAFFAKAGILDGKKATTHWGATHMLQEYAPKSTILDNARYVLDGKLLTTAGVSAGLDGALFLVNELRGSAEAQKIARAIEYDKWDPSAGFIVGKSIAKVSPKTHKVLDPICKMKLTPEDIFITKVYGNQSVSFCSAHCQEMYEADLKSKK; from the coding sequence ATGAGAGTCTTAATCGTATTATTTCTATTCATTCATTCTTTTTTGTTACAGGCACAAAAGGATACGACAAAATTAAACGTTGCTATTTTCTTGTATCCAGGAGTAGAGCTGTTGGATTTTGCGGGTCCATTGGAAGTGCTTGCTAATGCAAAAGATATGCAGGTTTTTACCGTTGCAGCAGATACAGGGAAGCTTTATTCCATGCGTAAATCGCTTACTATACTTCCTGATTATAACTTCAAAACAGTTCCCAAAGTAGATATATTAGTCATTCCTGGTGCAGGCGAATCTTTAATGACGGCAGTCAATAAGCCCGAGAATATTGCTTGGATTAATTCAGTCTATGCTACGTCTAAAATGGCTATGTCGATTTGTACCGGTGCCGCTTTTTTTGCCAAAGCGGGAATCTTAGATGGAAAAAAAGCGACTACGCACTGGGGGGCGACTCATATGTTGCAGGAGTATGCTCCTAAATCTACTATTCTAGACAATGCTCGGTATGTATTGGATGGGAAGTTACTAACAACCGCAGGTGTTTCCGCAGGCCTGGATGGAGCCTTGTTTTTAGTCAATGAGTTGCGAGGTTCTGCAGAAGCGCAGAAAATTGCAAGAGCAATCGAATATGATAAATGGGATCCATCTGCCGGGTTTATTGTAGGGAAATCGATAGCTAAGGTCAGTCCAAAAACACATAAGGTCTTAGATCCTATTTGTAAAATGAAATTAACACCTGAAGATATTTTCATCACCAAAGTATATGGAAATCAATCAGTTTCTTTTTGCTCTGCACATTGCCAAGAAATGTATGAGGCAGACTTAAAATCAAAAAAGTAG
- a CDS encoding 5-oxoprolinase subunit PxpA produces the protein MTLNCDLGEGIGNDAALMPYIDEANIACGFHAGDSFTMRETVALCIRHGVKMGAHPSYLDRENFGRKEIELSPEEIYLLVKKQIEILNQIVKTAGGTLNHVKPHGALYNTSAKNPDVAKAIAKAVMEVNGDLILFGLKGSQSIEVAQAMGLQTAEEAFADRRYESDGSLTPRSQPGACFTDVHDVLDQVEKIKADTWCIHGDGPHALEFAKALKAKLHS, from the coding sequence ATGACTCTAAACTGCGACCTTGGCGAAGGCATTGGAAATGATGCCGCACTCATGCCCTACATCGACGAAGCAAATATTGCCTGCGGATTTCATGCCGGAGATTCGTTTACCATGCGCGAAACAGTAGCTTTGTGTATACGTCATGGCGTAAAAATGGGAGCACATCCGTCCTATTTAGATCGCGAGAATTTTGGAAGAAAAGAGATTGAACTGAGCCCAGAGGAAATCTATTTACTGGTTAAAAAGCAGATTGAAATACTAAATCAAATCGTAAAAACTGCAGGTGGAACGCTAAATCACGTGAAGCCACACGGTGCCTTATATAATACTTCGGCAAAAAATCCTGACGTCGCAAAGGCCATTGCGAAAGCGGTAATGGAGGTGAATGGAGACCTAATTTTATTCGGACTGAAAGGCAGCCAGTCGATCGAAGTTGCACAGGCAATGGGCCTACAAACAGCAGAAGAGGCTTTTGCCGATCGTCGCTATGAAAGTGATGGATCCTTAACTCCGCGCAGTCAGCCTGGAGCTTGCTTTACAGACGTTCATGATGTGCTAGATCAGGTGGAAAAAATAAAGGCCGACACCTGGTGTATCCATGGTGACGGCCCTCATGCGTTAGAGTTCGCGAAAGCACTGAAAGCGAAGCTCCATAGCTAA
- a CDS encoding TonB-dependent receptor, whose amino-acid sequence MKQTLLLLLFSFSVLAQNNGRISGKIVDQLTQKPIAGVSVTLDGSTKGVNADDKGTFRLTGLALKTYNISFSAVGYEKYTAFNVIINAGNENFLNIELLPSNQELTEVVVTQNRRTAKAATLESPLSVQRLTAEEIKSNPGGNFDVSKVIQTLPGVGGGPQGGGFRNDIIIRGGGPNENVYYLDGIEIPVLNHFQTQGSSGGPQGMLNVSFIEDVKLSSSAFDARYDNALSSVFQFKQRTGNPNKFQGNARLSATEFALTTEGPLSKSGKTTFLASVRRSYLQFLFQALDIPIRPNFWDGQFKITKQINSTTTLSLMGLGAIDDFSFGTLKKATPEKLYIYNSNPLINQWNYTLGMSLKKLLDNGYVNVALSRNVFDNNFLRYEDNLKKDPSELNFDYSSRETENKLRVDVNKNTNGWKINYGLSAQFVEYANSTYQVLNNTIPNPAIRLAYPTTTISYTSPLNSLWKYGAFAQVSKTFFDSKLGLSAGLRTDMNSFTTTGMDPLETISPRVSASYVLSEKWTANASVGRYFKLAPYTILGYASSAFPYPTYSSFAPVTPVLMNQDAKYQQSDHYVAGLEYLYDESLRFTAEAFVKEYANVPISNAKAISLANLGGDFNILGNEDVTTSGKGRAYGFELFAQKKLTDKSFGILSYTYYRSMYSGFDGNLIASSWDNQHLLSVTWGYKFPRNWELGLRFRYQGGAPYTPYDETTSKSSYLTLGQGTFDYSRLNTQRLPNFHSSDVRIDKKYNLKKTTIDLFLDVTNWYIAVNPGIPTYTFKRLEDNSAFATTNGLPIAKDGSNAIPTQFLNDKAQVTPTIGFIVEF is encoded by the coding sequence ATGAAACAGACACTACTATTACTTTTGTTTTCCTTTTCGGTTTTGGCCCAAAACAACGGCCGCATCTCCGGAAAAATCGTTGATCAATTAACGCAAAAGCCGATTGCTGGGGTTTCTGTGACGCTGGATGGTTCTACAAAAGGGGTAAATGCAGATGATAAAGGAACTTTCCGTTTAACAGGTTTGGCCCTAAAAACATACAACATTTCCTTCTCCGCAGTAGGCTATGAGAAATACACGGCCTTCAACGTGATCATCAATGCGGGAAATGAGAACTTCTTGAACATTGAATTATTGCCCTCAAACCAAGAATTAACGGAGGTGGTGGTCACTCAAAACCGCCGCACCGCGAAAGCCGCTACCCTTGAATCTCCACTCAGCGTTCAACGCTTAACAGCGGAGGAAATCAAGAGCAACCCAGGCGGAAACTTCGATGTCAGCAAAGTTATCCAAACCCTTCCCGGCGTAGGCGGAGGCCCACAGGGCGGAGGCTTCAGAAACGACATCATCATTCGCGGAGGAGGCCCGAACGAAAACGTCTATTACCTGGATGGAATTGAAATCCCTGTATTGAATCACTTCCAAACCCAAGGAAGCAGCGGCGGCCCACAAGGAATGCTAAACGTGTCTTTTATTGAGGATGTGAAACTAAGTTCTTCTGCCTTTGATGCCCGTTATGACAACGCCTTAAGTTCCGTATTCCAGTTCAAACAGCGCACGGGAAACCCAAACAAATTCCAAGGTAATGCGCGTCTAAGTGCGACTGAATTCGCTTTAACAACAGAGGGGCCACTTTCTAAATCAGGTAAAACAACGTTTTTAGCCTCTGTTCGCCGTTCGTATTTGCAATTCCTTTTTCAGGCTTTAGATATCCCTATTCGCCCAAATTTCTGGGACGGACAGTTTAAAATCACGAAACAAATCAACTCAACGACCACCTTATCATTGATGGGATTGGGGGCGATTGATGACTTCTCCTTTGGGACACTAAAGAAAGCCACACCAGAAAAATTATACATTTATAACTCAAACCCATTGATCAATCAATGGAATTATACGCTGGGAATGTCATTAAAGAAATTGCTGGATAATGGCTATGTGAATGTGGCGCTTTCTAGAAACGTCTTTGACAACAATTTCTTGCGTTATGAGGACAATTTAAAGAAAGATCCTTCAGAATTAAACTTTGATTATTCGTCTCGCGAGACGGAAAATAAGTTGCGCGTGGATGTGAACAAAAATACAAATGGCTGGAAGATCAATTATGGCCTTTCTGCGCAATTCGTGGAATATGCGAATAGTACCTACCAAGTTTTGAATAATACGATTCCAAACCCCGCCATACGTTTAGCTTATCCAACAACGACTATTTCTTACACGAGTCCCCTAAATTCGCTTTGGAAATACGGGGCGTTTGCGCAAGTTTCGAAGACCTTTTTTGACTCCAAATTAGGTCTAAGTGCCGGCCTGCGCACGGATATGAATAGCTTCACAACCACAGGTATGGATCCATTGGAAACGATCTCTCCCCGCGTATCTGCTAGTTACGTATTATCAGAAAAATGGACAGCCAATGCTTCCGTGGGTCGCTACTTTAAGTTAGCACCGTATACGATTTTGGGCTATGCTTCATCGGCATTCCCTTATCCGACCTATTCCAGTTTCGCTCCTGTTACACCCGTGTTGATGAATCAAGACGCGAAATATCAGCAAAGTGATCACTACGTTGCAGGACTAGAATACTTATACGACGAATCCTTGCGTTTCACAGCGGAAGCCTTCGTGAAGGAATATGCGAATGTGCCTATTTCAAATGCTAAGGCTATTTCATTGGCTAATTTGGGAGGGGACTTCAACATTCTAGGGAACGAAGATGTGACCACATCTGGTAAAGGTCGTGCCTACGGATTTGAGTTATTTGCTCAAAAGAAATTGACCGACAAGTCCTTCGGAATTTTGTCTTACACCTACTACCGCAGTATGTACAGCGGTTTTGATGGCAATTTAATCGCCTCCAGCTGGGATAACCAACACTTATTAAGTGTGACCTGGGGCTATAAATTCCCACGCAACTGGGAGTTAGGCCTTCGTTTCCGTTACCAAGGAGGCGCACCCTATACACCTTATGATGAAACTACGTCCAAGTCAAGTTACCTGACTTTAGGCCAAGGAACCTTTGATTATTCGCGTCTGAACACACAACGTCTACCGAACTTCCATTCGAGTGACGTCCGTATCGATAAGAAATACAATTTGAAGAAAACGACCATTGATTTGTTCCTAGACGTGACCAATTGGTACATCGCCGTGAATCCTGGAATTCCCACCTACACGTTTAAGCGTTTAGAGGATAATTCAGCCTTTGCGACGACGAATGGTTTACCTATTGCAAAAGACGGTAGCAACGCCATTCCTACCCAATTCTTAAATGACAAGGCGCAAGTAACGCCTACGATAGGATTTATTGTGGAGTTTTAA
- a CDS encoding TonB-dependent receptor domain-containing protein yields the protein MKQLFIAVLLGITSLAQAQKIKVLNSITNEPIVGASLKKGDKTISISNERGEFQVKEKGEFTVTALGFKATKTTGETSPIFLEESTQTLESVVVTASRQAATRAETPVAIHKIGSALIQDTKALQLTEIINKVPGVVMLDYRNEQHGMGIRQPFGTSAYFLYMEDGLPLRPLGVFNHNALIESNLQGLNSVEVIKGPASSLYGPEAVGGAINLITKTAPGIPTAQVGLQVDEWGYNRVQFTAGAQIGKKWSIMTGGYVARQKGSWASNSDFDKSSINVRLDYQLTPKTKLWGSFAYNDYFSQTGGNIDSTGYYSRSYKSPADFTYRSSFSSRSRLTLEHKWSDNANSSLTAFYRDNALGQNPSYSISWTSPAVTGSGQVNQNSFKSFGLMGQHSQNFEFLNSKLVAGFLLDRSPNDYWAYKINLAATLCPDKKSVEKFTITQVLPSTFLGNYSAVIWNKAAYAQFDLHPVEKLRLSLGGRFDQMSFDYTNFIDNSTGTKSYEQFSPKLGVTYEASSALGFYGNFSKGFSPPALSAVFRARPAAQAAATGEKFYLSIDPAVFSNYEVGGWASLWKNKVFFDYTFYRLEGNNELLGIRQPDNTTDYQSAGKTLHEGIEYQITIRPNDSWNFRFGGTNAKHTFVDFVLSTRASDALKNVNGKEMPQAPNFIANSEVTYKYKGARIALEWQKIGPWFQDQVNKVSFEGVSVFNLRMGYNYKAYQFFTNILNLGDALYATTATRGNNATDKSTYTPAAPRTVVAGVQIDVFQLFKK from the coding sequence ATGAAACAGCTATTCATAGCGGTGTTATTAGGTATAACATCACTGGCGCAAGCGCAAAAAATTAAAGTACTTAATTCGATTACAAACGAGCCTATCGTAGGCGCTAGCCTGAAAAAAGGCGATAAAACAATTTCCATTTCAAATGAAAGAGGGGAATTCCAAGTTAAAGAAAAGGGAGAATTCACGGTAACGGCTTTAGGTTTTAAAGCGACGAAAACGACTGGGGAAACAAGCCCTATTTTTCTAGAGGAATCTACTCAAACGTTAGAATCAGTCGTGGTTACTGCTTCTCGCCAAGCGGCGACGCGTGCGGAGACGCCCGTAGCTATTCATAAAATTGGATCTGCGTTGATTCAAGATACGAAGGCGCTTCAATTAACGGAGATTATCAATAAAGTTCCAGGTGTGGTGATGTTGGATTACCGAAATGAACAACACGGGATGGGTATTCGCCAGCCTTTTGGAACATCTGCTTATTTCTTGTACATGGAAGATGGGCTTCCATTGCGTCCTTTGGGGGTATTTAATCACAACGCCTTAATTGAATCGAATCTACAAGGATTGAATTCAGTGGAAGTAATTAAGGGCCCAGCGTCCTCCCTTTATGGGCCTGAGGCCGTGGGTGGAGCGATAAACTTGATCACGAAGACGGCACCAGGTATTCCGACGGCACAAGTGGGTTTACAAGTAGATGAGTGGGGCTACAACCGAGTGCAGTTTACTGCTGGGGCACAAATTGGTAAGAAATGGTCGATTATGACGGGCGGTTATGTAGCGCGCCAAAAAGGTTCTTGGGCCTCTAATTCCGATTTCGACAAGTCTTCGATAAACGTACGCTTAGATTATCAATTGACGCCTAAGACGAAACTTTGGGGCTCTTTTGCCTACAATGATTACTTCTCTCAGACAGGTGGAAACATCGACAGTACGGGCTATTATTCTCGTAGCTACAAAAGCCCGGCAGATTTCACTTACCGCTCATCGTTCTCGTCTCGTTCTCGTTTGACATTAGAGCACAAATGGTCGGATAATGCGAATTCTAGTTTGACTGCTTTTTATCGGGATAATGCCTTAGGCCAAAACCCATCCTATTCAATTTCTTGGACAAGTCCAGCGGTTACGGGTTCAGGACAAGTGAATCAAAACAGTTTCAAAAGCTTTGGCTTGATGGGGCAGCACTCGCAAAATTTTGAATTCCTGAACTCAAAATTAGTAGCTGGATTTTTGTTAGATCGCTCGCCTAATGATTATTGGGCTTACAAAATTAACTTAGCTGCGACGCTTTGCCCAGACAAGAAATCGGTGGAGAAATTCACGATCACCCAAGTCTTACCATCGACGTTCTTAGGCAATTATTCGGCGGTGATTTGGAATAAAGCGGCTTACGCGCAGTTTGACCTGCATCCAGTAGAGAAATTGCGTCTTTCTTTAGGCGGCCGTTTCGATCAAATGTCCTTTGACTATACGAACTTCATCGACAATTCGACGGGCACAAAAAGCTACGAACAATTCTCGCCTAAGTTAGGGGTCACGTATGAGGCTTCCTCCGCTCTAGGTTTCTATGGTAATTTCTCCAAAGGCTTCTCGCCACCTGCCCTTTCAGCTGTATTCCGCGCTAGACCAGCGGCACAAGCGGCAGCAACTGGGGAGAAATTCTATTTAAGCATTGACCCAGCTGTGTTTTCGAATTACGAAGTGGGAGGTTGGGCTTCACTTTGGAAAAATAAAGTCTTCTTTGATTACACATTCTATCGTTTAGAGGGTAATAATGAGCTTTTAGGAATCCGCCAACCGGATAACACGACGGATTATCAATCGGCGGGTAAGACTTTGCACGAGGGGATTGAGTACCAAATTACGATCCGACCGAACGATTCGTGGAACTTCCGCTTTGGAGGAACGAATGCAAAACATACGTTTGTGGATTTTGTGTTAAGTACGCGTGCATCAGACGCATTGAAAAATGTGAATGGAAAAGAGATGCCACAAGCGCCTAACTTCATTGCAAACTCAGAAGTAACGTACAAGTACAAAGGAGCGCGTATTGCCTTAGAATGGCAAAAAATTGGGCCTTGGTTCCAAGATCAAGTAAACAAAGTAAGCTTCGAAGGCGTATCTGTTTTCAATCTAAGAATGGGTTATAACTACAAAGCATATCAATTCTTCACTAACATCTTGAATCTAGGTGATGCTTTATATGCCACAACGGCGACTCGTGGAAATAACGCTACAGATAAATCAACCTATACGCCAGCGGCTCCTCGTACAGTGGTTGCCGGTGTACAAATCGACGTATTCCAACTATTCAAAAAATGA
- the pdhA gene encoding pyruvate dehydrogenase (acetyl-transferring) E1 component subunit alpha: MAKKNADAPKYSKETYKYWYESMQLQRKFEEKCGQLYGMQKIKGFCHLYIGQEACSSGSKSALQEGDKYITAYRDHGIPLALGTSPNAIMAELYGKITGASKGKGGSMHIFDKEVGFVGGHGIVGAQIPLGAGLAFAEKYNKTGNVSITYFGDGAVRQGALHEAFNMAMTWKLPAIFVVENNGYAMGTSVARTSNVTELYKIGEAYDMPSEPVDAMNVEAVHEAVSRAAARARAGEGPTFLEFRTYRYRGHSMSDPQKYRSKEEVEAYKDRDPIEQVKYTILEHNILTQAELDEIDAKIKVQVQESVDFAEASPFPDKSEAYKDVYVEENYPFIEE; encoded by the coding sequence ATGGCAAAGAAAAACGCAGACGCGCCCAAGTATTCTAAAGAGACTTACAAGTATTGGTACGAATCCATGCAATTACAACGCAAATTCGAAGAGAAATGCGGTCAGTTGTACGGAATGCAGAAAATTAAAGGCTTCTGTCACTTATATATTGGACAAGAGGCTTGTTCTTCTGGTTCAAAATCTGCCCTACAAGAAGGCGATAAATATATCACAGCGTATCGTGACCACGGTATCCCTTTGGCATTAGGAACCTCTCCTAACGCAATTATGGCTGAATTATACGGTAAAATCACTGGTGCTTCAAAAGGAAAAGGTGGCTCCATGCACATCTTCGACAAAGAGGTAGGTTTCGTAGGGGGCCATGGTATCGTAGGGGCTCAAATCCCTTTAGGTGCTGGTCTTGCCTTCGCAGAGAAATACAATAAAACGGGTAATGTTTCGATCACCTATTTTGGTGATGGTGCAGTTCGTCAAGGTGCTTTACACGAGGCATTTAACATGGCGATGACTTGGAAATTACCTGCAATTTTCGTCGTAGAAAATAACGGTTACGCGATGGGAACATCCGTAGCTCGTACCTCTAACGTAACGGAACTCTACAAAATCGGAGAAGCATACGATATGCCATCTGAGCCAGTGGATGCCATGAATGTGGAAGCGGTTCACGAGGCAGTATCTCGTGCAGCAGCTAGAGCTCGTGCCGGAGAAGGTCCTACGTTCTTAGAATTCAGAACCTATCGTTACAGAGGTCACTCGATGTCTGATCCACAAAAATACCGTTCTAAAGAAGAGGTAGAGGCTTACAAAGACCGTGACCCAATCGAACAGGTGAAGTATACGATCTTAGAGCACAATATCTTAACGCAAGCAGAATTAGACGAGATCGATGCTAAAATCAAGGTTCAAGTTCAAGAATCTGTTGATTTTGCAGAAGCATCTCCATTCCCAGATAAATCAGAGGCTTACAAAGATGTGTATGTCGAAGAGAATTATCCTTTTATAGAAGAGTAG
- a CDS encoding FG-GAP-like repeat-containing protein, which produces MRKSGWVFLVFFCAFHLKAQQISFDQITNLPVSGLKNPWAGGINSVQFFPIDLDGGAREDLVVFDRSAQHLKTFLRNASGSFTYSPGYQKRFPLIENWMNLLDYDGDGDKDLFTSTPGGIQVYPNVGNNFPKSTGTLKSTGLNGLINIYVSATDIPAIADIDGDGDLDILAFESAGHFITYYENTGDLKYVTKSLNWGNFFLNDCQDITFGVVPESVLSTQSTAAVQHAGSTLALWDPDKNGIYDLIIGHVNCSSFLLMKNEGTRAKPKFRAADYNFPAGAPHTVPSLASGSPIDLDGDGFLDLIASSHLPDLNPALETASYYRSENGTLVLKTKAFLQEEMIDVGDNASPVFFDVEGDGDLDLLIGSGSVTFYENANGTLTLKTRDFLPLAGASSVQLQVVNGRLMLYYIKGSAVFYRIYSGGQLGEEKPLNVVSLRETPRLYDIDQDGSLELVVLDYLGGTRVYDWSDLAKPYQRIETLLRGIAYADITGDGNAEQITIDASGYLYVSGLGLEVQRLPFQVGQNAQITTADFNRDGKVDIVVGLASGGVQLLQNTSDILIPSEELYVWPNPATSLINIRVKNIGTLHWFDLSGRVLGGAISVDAGETLRIPAPLPGAGNYLLKYESVKGSVTQKVLIQP; this is translated from the coding sequence ATGAGGAAATCCGGATGGGTCTTTTTGGTTTTTTTTTGTGCATTTCACCTGAAAGCGCAGCAGATTTCCTTTGACCAAATCACCAATCTCCCCGTTTCCGGATTAAAAAATCCTTGGGCTGGCGGAATTAATTCGGTGCAATTTTTTCCCATTGACCTCGATGGCGGCGCCCGGGAAGACCTCGTCGTTTTCGATCGCAGTGCGCAACACTTGAAGACTTTTTTAAGAAACGCCTCCGGTAGTTTTACGTATTCCCCCGGCTATCAAAAACGTTTTCCACTCATCGAAAACTGGATGAACCTATTGGATTACGATGGGGATGGAGACAAAGATTTGTTTACCTCCACTCCGGGTGGGATTCAGGTATATCCGAACGTCGGTAATAATTTCCCTAAGTCAACGGGCACCCTCAAATCTACCGGCCTCAATGGCCTCATCAATATCTACGTCAGTGCGACGGATATTCCTGCCATTGCGGATATCGATGGGGATGGAGATTTAGATATTTTAGCTTTTGAATCTGCTGGGCATTTTATCACGTATTATGAGAATACGGGAGATTTGAAGTATGTCACCAAGTCTCTGAATTGGGGCAATTTCTTTTTAAACGATTGCCAGGATATTACGTTTGGGGTGGTTCCAGAATCTGTTTTAAGCACGCAATCCACTGCGGCAGTGCAACATGCCGGAAGTACGTTAGCCCTTTGGGATCCGGATAAAAATGGCATTTATGATCTGATTATAGGGCATGTAAACTGTTCTAGCTTTCTTTTGATGAAAAACGAGGGGACTCGTGCAAAACCTAAATTCCGTGCTGCCGATTATAATTTCCCGGCTGGGGCACCTCATACGGTTCCATCTCTTGCCAGCGGATCGCCCATCGATTTGGATGGCGATGGCTTTCTGGATTTGATCGCGTCGTCTCATTTGCCAGATTTGAATCCGGCTTTGGAAACGGCCTCTTATTACCGGTCTGAAAATGGCACTTTGGTGCTAAAAACCAAAGCCTTTTTACAAGAAGAAATGATCGACGTGGGAGATAATGCCTCGCCTGTGTTCTTTGATGTGGAGGGAGATGGCGACCTGGATTTATTGATTGGAAGTGGCAGTGTCACTTTTTATGAAAATGCGAATGGGACGTTAACGTTGAAAACCCGCGATTTTTTGCCTTTAGCCGGAGCTTCCTCGGTACAATTACAAGTAGTGAATGGTCGCCTGATGCTGTATTATATAAAGGGTTCAGCCGTGTTTTATCGTATCTATTCAGGTGGTCAGCTGGGTGAAGAAAAGCCATTGAATGTCGTGAGTCTTCGCGAAACGCCTCGTCTTTATGACATCGACCAGGATGGATCGCTGGAACTCGTGGTTTTGGATTATTTAGGTGGCACACGAGTGTATGATTGGTCGGATTTGGCCAAACCTTACCAGCGAATCGAAACCCTATTACGCGGCATTGCTTATGCAGATATCACGGGAGATGGCAATGCAGAGCAAATCACCATTGATGCTTCAGGTTATCTATATGTGTCCGGTTTAGGGCTGGAAGTGCAGCGTTTGCCTTTTCAGGTAGGCCAAAATGCCCAAATCACCACTGCTGATTTCAATCGTGACGGTAAAGTCGATATCGTAGTCGGACTTGCCTCTGGCGGAGTTCAATTGCTCCAAAATACCTCGGATATTTTAATTCCCTCGGAGGAATTGTATGTGTGGCCTAATCCTGCCACATCGCTCATTAATATTCGAGTGAAAAATATAGGAACATTGCACTGGTTTGATCTTTCAGGTCGCGTTTTAGGCGGTGCGATTTCGGTCGATGCAGGGGAAACCTTGCGCATTCCTGCGCCTCTTCCAGGGGCTGGGAATTATCTATTGAAATATGAATCCGTTAAAGGCTCTGTTACTCAAAAGGTGTTGATTCAGCCTTAA
- the recF gene encoding DNA replication/repair protein RecF (All proteins in this family for which functions are known are DNA-binding proteins that assist the filamentation of RecA onto DNA for the initiation of recombination or recombinational repair.): protein MHLKSLQVNQFKSYEEARFSFISEINCIVGENGIGKTNLLDAIHFLSMTKSARGISDQLCIKHTQDFFRVQGDFVDTQDRETQITCVFQKGAKKQFLRDDKPYPRLADHIGHFPVVLMDPHDTDLVREGSEERRRFFDGMMSQLDRNFLDQLLRYNRIVQQRNVLLKQFAERGQVDRLHLDSYHAPLVELGESLAKARKEFLEVFLPSFKFHYSKLSDDREEVDIQLESTFEAGGFDAALRAAEPLDLSAQRTSIGIHRDEFDFKINGYSLRKFGSQGQQKSFVVALKLAQFDSLVAAKPRKPLLLLDDIFDKLDDRRIQRLVQMMAEEHFGQVFITDARPERTKKLLKDLKGNIHYITL from the coding sequence ATGCATCTCAAATCTCTTCAGGTAAATCAGTTTAAATCCTATGAGGAGGCTAGATTTAGCTTTATTTCGGAGATTAATTGCATTGTAGGGGAGAATGGGATTGGGAAAACGAATCTGTTGGACGCCATCCATTTCCTTTCGATGACGAAAAGTGCGCGGGGGATTTCGGATCAGCTTTGCATCAAACATACGCAGGATTTTTTTCGGGTACAGGGAGATTTTGTCGATACTCAGGATCGCGAAACCCAGATTACCTGTGTTTTTCAGAAGGGGGCCAAAAAGCAATTCCTCCGCGATGACAAACCCTATCCACGCTTAGCGGACCACATCGGCCACTTCCCAGTGGTTTTAATGGATCCACACGACACCGATTTAGTCCGTGAGGGAAGTGAAGAACGTCGCCGTTTCTTTGACGGGATGATGTCTCAGCTCGACCGCAACTTTCTGGATCAATTATTACGTTACAACCGCATCGTCCAGCAACGCAATGTATTATTAAAGCAATTCGCTGAGCGCGGCCAGGTCGATCGCCTCCATTTAGATAGTTACCACGCGCCCTTAGTAGAACTAGGGGAATCGCTTGCAAAAGCCCGAAAGGAATTCCTCGAGGTCTTTTTACCTAGTTTTAAATTTCATTATTCCAAACTTTCTGACGACCGGGAGGAGGTCGACATTCAGCTCGAATCTACTTTCGAAGCTGGGGGCTTTGACGCGGCGCTGCGCGCCGCGGAACCGCTGGATTTGTCCGCGCAGCGAACATCCATCGGAATTCATCGAGATGAATTTGATTTTAAAATCAATGGCTACTCCTTGCGCAAATTTGGCTCCCAAGGTCAGCAAAAATCCTTCGTCGTCGCGCTAAAACTGGCACAATTCGACTCCCTCGTAGCCGCCAAACCTCGCAAACCCCTCTTGCTCCTCGACGACATCTTCGACAAACTCGATGACCGCCGCATCCAGCGTTTGGTCCAAATGATGGCAGAAGAGCACTTTGGCCAAGTCTTCATCACCGACGCCAGACCAGAAAGGACGAAGAAATTGCTGAAGGATTTGAAGGGGAATATTCATTATATCACACTTTAG